From one Pseudomonas sp. S35 genomic stretch:
- a CDS encoding Lrp/AsnC family transcriptional regulator, with product MKNKTRQVVLDDTDLAILALLQEDASISNAQLSERLSLSLTPCWRRRKRLEEEGVIKDYQANLDRKLLGLDIMAFVHVRFAIHTDHAPDAFEAVVKDLPEVLSCHKITGDADYLLQVLAEDLDSYSEFVESVLRRQLGIASIQSSLALREVKATSRVAIPKRN from the coding sequence ATGAAAAATAAAACCAGACAGGTCGTTCTCGATGACACCGATCTCGCCATCCTCGCCTTGCTGCAGGAAGACGCGAGTATTTCCAACGCCCAACTCAGCGAGCGCCTGTCCCTGAGCCTCACGCCCTGCTGGCGCCGCCGCAAGCGCCTGGAGGAAGAAGGCGTGATCAAGGACTACCAGGCCAATCTGGATCGCAAGTTGCTGGGGCTGGACATCATGGCGTTTGTGCATGTGCGCTTTGCGATCCACACCGACCATGCGCCGGATGCCTTTGAAGCCGTGGTCAAAGACCTGCCCGAGGTGTTGTCGTGTCACAAGATCACCGGCGATGCGGATTATCTGTTGCAGGTGCTAGCGGAGGATCTGGACAGCTACAGCGAGTTTGTGGAAAGCGTGCTGAGGCGGCAGTTGGGGATCGCGTCGATCCAGTCGAGCCTGGCGTTGCGCGAGGTGAAAGCGACCAGTCGGGTGGCGATTCCAAAGCGCAATTGA